Proteins encoded by one window of Aphidius gifuensis isolate YNYX2018 linkage group LG2, ASM1490517v1, whole genome shotgun sequence:
- the LOC122850497 gene encoding uncharacterized protein LOC122850497 → MPPSRKRGPYKLYLLKKSNIKIPRRTKYDMTRALKLMNDDSSSTSDESDKNMNDMRQLQIHFVPGVTSPDDSSEENDRFSLLQDQNLNDGDDVDDDDDDNITTLDTTNYDELNTPSDQSDHTNLHSYVDESDSSDNDFISPVSTPDPLEEYNYSDQEDQQLNDDTCIAGTNNDTSNFLYPVAVLLRILLLLALKIRYSLTYAAAEAVAKLVDLKAKEHVGSISQYNSQKIVDSYAIPIQVHHFCPSCHLYACVESSGINDIHQDKSLTCCKCNFVFDIKKNRDAGNFFVHLSLAEQLKEYFGRYHTDILYSNSRKKYNRFAMENIFDSELYKKQIPDSTTSNN, encoded by the exons ATGCCACCATCTCGTAAGCGAGGACCATATAAGctgtatttattgaaaaaaagcaatataaaaattccacGACGAACAAAATATGACATGACACGAGCCTTGAAATTAATGAATGATGAcag TTCTTCAACGAGTGATGAATCAGATAAGAATATGAATGACATg AGACAATTGCAGATTCACTTTGTACCAGGTGTTACAAGTCCTGATGATTCATCAGAAGAAAATGACAGATTTTCTCTTCTGCAAGATCAAAATTTGAATGATGGTGATGacgttgatgatgatgatgatgataatattactACTCTAGACACCACCAATTATGATGAACTGAACACTCCGAGTGACCAATCTGATCATACTAATTTACATAGTTAC gtTGATGAGAGTGATTCTTctgataatgattttatttctcCAGTCAGCACTCCAGACCCTCTCGAGGAATATAACTATAGTGACCAAGAAGACCAACAACTAAACGATGATACTTGCATTGCAGGCACAAATAATGATACatcaaattttctttatcCAGTGGCTGTATTATTGAGAATATTACTATTACTGGCTCTCAAAATACGGTATAGCCTCACTTATGCAGCAGCAGAAGCTGTTGCAAAACTCGTTGACTTGAAAGCCAAAGAACATGTTGGATCCATATCTCAGTATAACTCtcaaaaaattgtagataGTTATGCTATTCCTATACAAGTTCATCATTTTTGCCCATCGTGCCATTTGTATGCTTGTGTTGAATCAAGTGGTATCAATGACATTCACCAAGATAAATCATTAACGTGTTGTAAATGTAATTTTgtgtttgatataaaaaaaaaccgtgaTGCTGGTAACTTCTTCGTGCACTTATCCTTAGCTGAACAgttaaaagaatattttgGTAGATATCACACAGATATATTGTATTCTAACTCCCGAAAAAAATACAACCGATTTGCAATGGAAAATATCTTCGACTCTGAGttatacaaaaaacaaattcctGATTCAACAACGTCAAACAATTAA
- the LOC122849284 gene encoding uncharacterized protein LOC122849284 — MSYEKWKTAKTRPSYTTMAWSLVLAAFERDTLLRSNYHGGVSKKKNNDGDNNIKLQRLNDNIISIIKETVKEKFPTKFNAVTLGSNINTRLSQLRNNTKIE; from the exons ATGTCATATGAAAAATGGAAAACTGCAAAAACTAGACCATCTTACACAACAATGGCATGGTCATTAGTTTTGGCAGCATTTGAAAGGGACACATTACTTCGTAGTAATTACCATGGaggtgtttcaaaaaaaaaaaacaatgatggagataataatattaaacttcAACGacttaatgataatattataagcATTATaaaag aaactgtaaaagaaaaatttccaaCGAAATTTAATGCTGTAACATTGGGCTCAAATATCAATACACGATTGTCACAGTTacgaaataatacaaaaattgaatag